From Humisphaera borealis, the proteins below share one genomic window:
- a CDS encoding pilus assembly protein TadG-related protein, whose product MTDPCKAAIRWCHRRFHVDDRGNLGILLLMTIWALVLLIAMVWNTGELATRRRHVQAAADSAAHASNQWVSRTTNLTASSNLVMSQNASAEVMLRSVTPTRNDIQKRFDGERRRAIQLRDGDRKSEPEEGIPDCEYFEELLGFGSWSGKGRGQERKKELTALTPDVLRALDMVLPLLQAQQAQRLSQDMNTALQQNRFILDWLLDTYIGPVGGASGTPAPVPSPSSFTPVGAPVSDWITNQVRPRLEDILATLDVEQSWLDKWVAQTAPALSTTPEELRQVRFEIFDYQNQIRDLTPAVVEEQRNALATMYKVETSASVPGRLSEGEPTPVTAPVTTSASVGGETVQDSIRQRYPGATARRWGSPSPEVYVDPINVNVDHSAIWHPGSGSSVDGVVLENATYSGSVSVGGGDWGRIPCAPLNRYVNDRVYRDREGLRTEPRAIDGVRSDLRGRVHPPPSPPTISPLPNQVDEPTTTTPPPNPAPRVSLPPRQIPSLPLPQELTQANRDAITAVNDRIREYNRELRDFVSDLRRLENAVARMHDHLHSLTDVSSQRFADATWLGHVDRNRDLVLRLMGSDKHFMVLATYQLHHIPDWAIDGMRADVQRHVYNLIYSRSINPVTRRLQQEIYQWALGVLGGSLPQGTPRSTINNRARQFAQQAAPPAAQNAVRRAAETVSREVAAEWIRRPWPYEIAPPTEEVPPARGLSDDERKKHFTSLAAALTTDQSSARTLLAKYFKTDSGPMVAFAQSEIFNWMEFQEGYGASDRYDRITFYGHGDMGGSPRPWRLGSPGGWNWEPRLAHSDALAQAIADGEHFRGLFEKGGVNANGNSDSDSIQTLATH is encoded by the coding sequence ATGACAGACCCATGTAAAGCCGCAATTCGCTGGTGTCATCGGCGGTTTCATGTCGACGACCGGGGGAACCTGGGCATCTTGCTGCTGATGACGATCTGGGCGTTGGTCCTTCTGATCGCGATGGTCTGGAACACCGGCGAACTTGCGACCCGTCGTCGGCACGTGCAGGCGGCGGCCGATTCGGCGGCCCACGCGAGCAACCAGTGGGTCAGCCGAACCACCAACCTGACGGCCAGTTCCAACCTCGTCATGAGCCAGAATGCCTCGGCCGAGGTCATGCTGCGGTCGGTCACGCCAACCCGGAACGACATTCAGAAGCGATTCGATGGCGAACGACGCCGGGCCATACAACTTCGGGATGGCGACCGAAAAAGCGAGCCAGAGGAAGGCATTCCCGACTGTGAATACTTCGAAGAACTGCTGGGATTTGGTTCCTGGAGCGGCAAAGGCCGTGGGCAGGAGCGCAAGAAGGAACTTACCGCGCTGACACCCGATGTGCTTCGGGCCCTGGACATGGTGCTTCCGTTGCTACAAGCGCAGCAGGCGCAGCGGCTGAGCCAGGACATGAACACGGCGCTTCAGCAGAACCGCTTCATCCTGGACTGGCTCCTAGACACCTACATCGGCCCGGTCGGCGGTGCGTCCGGCACTCCCGCGCCCGTCCCTTCGCCGTCGAGCTTTACGCCCGTGGGTGCGCCCGTCTCGGACTGGATCACCAACCAGGTTCGGCCTCGGCTCGAAGACATCCTGGCGACGCTGGATGTCGAACAATCTTGGCTCGATAAGTGGGTCGCCCAGACGGCCCCGGCCTTGTCCACCACGCCGGAGGAACTCCGTCAGGTGCGGTTCGAGATCTTCGACTACCAGAACCAGATCCGCGACCTGACGCCTGCTGTCGTTGAAGAACAGCGCAACGCGCTGGCGACGATGTACAAGGTGGAAACGTCGGCATCCGTTCCCGGGCGGCTAAGTGAAGGGGAGCCAACGCCTGTCACCGCGCCGGTGACCACCTCGGCTTCTGTCGGCGGCGAAACGGTGCAGGACAGCATCCGCCAGCGCTATCCCGGCGCCACGGCAAGGCGGTGGGGGAGTCCGTCGCCGGAGGTCTATGTCGATCCGATCAATGTCAACGTAGACCACAGCGCCATTTGGCATCCTGGCAGCGGTAGTTCGGTCGACGGTGTCGTCCTCGAGAACGCGACCTACAGTGGCAGCGTGTCTGTCGGCGGCGGCGACTGGGGCCGAATCCCCTGTGCGCCGCTGAACCGTTACGTCAATGATCGCGTGTACCGCGATCGCGAAGGGCTGCGTACCGAGCCGCGGGCGATCGACGGGGTTCGGTCCGACCTTCGCGGCCGCGTCCATCCGCCGCCGTCGCCGCCGACCATCTCGCCGCTCCCGAACCAGGTGGATGAACCCACCACTACAACGCCTCCGCCGAATCCTGCTCCTCGCGTCTCGTTGCCGCCGAGACAGATACCCAGCCTGCCGCTGCCCCAGGAACTGACGCAGGCAAACCGCGATGCGATAACGGCCGTGAATGACCGCATCCGCGAGTACAACCGCGAACTGCGGGATTTCGTGAGCGATCTTCGTCGGCTGGAGAACGCCGTCGCCCGGATGCACGACCACCTGCACTCTCTGACCGATGTTTCGTCCCAGCGGTTCGCCGATGCGACATGGCTCGGACATGTCGATCGCAACCGCGACCTGGTGCTTCGGCTGATGGGTTCGGACAAGCATTTCATGGTGCTGGCGACCTACCAACTGCACCACATCCCCGACTGGGCGATCGACGGGATGCGCGCCGACGTACAGCGGCACGTCTACAACCTGATCTATTCGCGCAGCATCAACCCCGTCACCCGGCGACTGCAGCAGGAGATTTATCAGTGGGCGCTGGGCGTTCTGGGCGGATCGCTGCCGCAGGGGACGCCTCGCAGCACGATCAACAACAGGGCCCGGCAATTTGCCCAGCAGGCGGCACCGCCGGCGGCACAGAACGCCGTCCGCCGGGCGGCCGAAACTGTCTCGCGAGAGGTTGCCGCCGAGTGGATCCGTCGGCCTTGGCCGTACGAGATCGCGCCGCCGACCGAAGAGGTCCCTCCGGCGCGCGGCCTCTCCGACGACGAGCGGAAGAAGCATTTCACATCCCTCGCGGCTGCACTGACGACCGATCAGAGCAGCGCACGCACACTGCTTGCCAAGTACTTTAAGACCGACAGCGGGCCGATGGTTGCTTTTGCCCAAAGCGAGATCTTCAACTGGATGGAGTTCCAGGAAGGGTATGGCGCCAGCGATCGGTATGACCGCATCACCTTCTACGGTCATGGCGACATGGGCGGCTCGCCGCGCCCCTGGCGTCTGGGTTCGCCCGGCGGATGGAACTGGGAACCCCGGCTCGCCCACAGCGACGCCTTGGCACAGGCAATCGCCGATGGCGAACACTTTCGCGGACTTTTCGAGAAAGGGGGCGTGAATGCGAACGGCAACAGCGACAGCGATTCGATTCAGACGCTTGCCACTCATTAA
- a CDS encoding TadE/TadG family type IV pilus assembly protein: protein MSSNRSIIVRIIRTARGDDGAAAVSFIMTFPLFLLIVAIIVQLALIVTAKIMISHAADTAARAAMTSLPEDKPDNVARAARLALTPICPEAKNGASSQASAVADALRQLGTEVPESFANRYTYAMEATQVNWTPSEHNYIGSEGSPVEVELTYQFRLTVPFAMRLVSGRETSVAGVSGRFWEVSARRQVQASHGRRARIDNDFWSR from the coding sequence ATGTCGTCAAACCGTTCCATCATCGTCCGCATTATCCGCACCGCCCGCGGTGACGACGGCGCGGCGGCCGTCTCGTTCATCATGACCTTCCCGTTGTTCCTGTTGATTGTCGCGATCATCGTGCAATTGGCCCTGATCGTGACCGCCAAGATCATGATCTCCCACGCGGCCGACACCGCGGCTCGCGCCGCGATGACGAGCCTTCCGGAAGACAAGCCCGACAATGTTGCTCGTGCCGCCAGACTGGCGCTGACGCCGATCTGCCCGGAAGCAAAGAACGGTGCGTCGTCGCAGGCGTCGGCAGTCGCCGATGCCTTGCGGCAACTCGGCACCGAAGTCCCTGAAAGCTTTGCCAATCGATACACCTACGCGATGGAAGCGACGCAGGTCAACTGGACGCCGTCGGAGCACAACTACATCGGGTCGGAAGGCTCGCCGGTCGAGGTCGAATTGACGTATCAGTTTCGCCTGACGGTACCCTTCGCGATGCGGCTGGTCTCCGGCAGAGAGACCTCTGTCGCCGGCGTGAGCGGCCGTTTCTGGGAAGTGTCGGCCCGCCGGCAGGTTCAGGCGTCGCACGGCCGGCGGGCGCGGATTGATAACGATTTCTGGTCGCGGTGA
- the ccoN gene encoding cytochrome-c oxidase, cbb3-type subunit I, with protein sequence MTEVLDSSAAFPAEHQPEDAHRLAGALQTYRYDDKTVRAFLVATYVWGIVAFLVGLYVAVQLVWPQTSFGLEFLSFGRLRPLHTNAAIFAFAGNALFAAIYYSTQRLCKARMWSDKLSRAHFWGWQLIIVSAALTLPLGVTQGKEYAELEWPIDLMIAVVWLGFFGVNFFMTLKNRRERHLYVALWFYIATIVTVTVLHVFNNLVVPAGLFKSYSIYAGVQDAFMQWWYGHNAVAFFLTTPFLGLMYYFLPKAAERPVFSYRLSIVHFWSLVFLYIWAGPHHLHYTATPDWASTLGMLFSLMLWMPSWGGMINGLLTLRGAWNKVTTDPVLKFFVVGITFYGMSTFEGPLLSIKSVNALSHYTDWTIAHVHAGALGWNGFMTFGMIYWMLPRLFQTKIWSPKLVNAHVWLGTIGILLYVIPIYVAGITQGLMFRAITEAGQLQYPDFVETVQAIRPMYMLRILGGTTFLAGALIGGLNFFMTWRSRPRVYEEPTHSAPALAKHVAIVDARPEVLGTGIVAAASRLANWTTLWWHRGWERLPLKFTVLVIVAVAVASLFEIIPTFLVRSNVPTIASVKPYTPLELAGRDIYLAEGCYNCHSQMIRPMLAETKRYGEYSKPGEFVYDHPFQWGSRRIGPDLAREGGRKSDLWHYQHFLAPGEVTQGSIMPPYAWLSDQDTDFGSIALRVRAMQALGVPYTDADRAGASESAKVQAGRIAANIAQQGGPPGLEQKKVVALIAYVQRLGKDLFEPPPPGPAVPPPPPAAKVPPVADPATMPATQPAATLPATAPVAPPTTTVTSTTKPANAEGGNR encoded by the coding sequence ATGACCGAAGTACTGGACTCTTCCGCGGCTTTCCCTGCCGAGCATCAACCAGAGGACGCTCACCGGCTTGCCGGTGCGTTGCAAACCTATCGGTACGACGACAAGACCGTACGCGCTTTTCTCGTTGCGACCTACGTCTGGGGCATCGTTGCGTTCCTTGTCGGGCTTTACGTTGCGGTGCAACTGGTGTGGCCGCAGACATCGTTCGGCCTCGAGTTTCTGTCGTTCGGCAGGCTGCGACCGCTCCACACCAATGCCGCGATCTTTGCGTTCGCCGGAAACGCCCTTTTTGCCGCCATCTACTACTCGACGCAGCGGCTCTGCAAGGCCCGGATGTGGAGCGACAAGCTTTCGCGGGCGCATTTCTGGGGATGGCAGCTGATTATCGTTTCGGCAGCACTCACGCTGCCCCTGGGCGTCACGCAGGGCAAGGAGTACGCCGAGCTCGAATGGCCGATTGACCTGATGATCGCCGTGGTCTGGCTCGGCTTCTTCGGCGTCAATTTCTTCATGACGCTCAAAAACCGCCGCGAGCGGCACCTGTACGTCGCGCTCTGGTTCTACATCGCGACGATCGTCACCGTCACGGTACTGCACGTTTTCAACAACCTTGTCGTCCCCGCCGGCTTGTTCAAGAGCTACTCCATCTATGCCGGCGTGCAGGACGCGTTCATGCAGTGGTGGTACGGCCATAACGCCGTCGCGTTCTTCCTGACGACGCCTTTCCTCGGCCTTATGTACTACTTCCTGCCCAAGGCGGCGGAACGGCCGGTGTTCAGCTACCGGCTGTCGATCGTCCACTTCTGGTCGCTGGTGTTCCTCTACATCTGGGCGGGTCCGCATCACCTTCACTACACGGCGACGCCGGACTGGGCTTCAACCCTTGGCATGCTGTTCTCGCTCATGCTCTGGATGCCCAGCTGGGGCGGCATGATCAACGGCCTGCTGACGCTCCGCGGTGCCTGGAACAAGGTGACCACCGATCCCGTGCTCAAGTTCTTCGTCGTCGGTATCACGTTCTACGGCATGTCGACTTTCGAAGGCCCGCTGCTGAGCATCAAGAGCGTCAACGCCCTGAGCCACTACACCGACTGGACGATCGCCCACGTCCATGCCGGCGCATTGGGTTGGAACGGCTTCATGACCTTCGGGATGATTTACTGGATGCTGCCCCGGCTGTTCCAGACCAAGATCTGGAGCCCCAAGCTCGTCAATGCCCATGTCTGGCTCGGGACCATCGGCATTCTGCTCTACGTCATCCCGATTTACGTCGCCGGTATCACGCAGGGCCTGATGTTCCGGGCGATTACCGAGGCCGGACAGCTTCAGTATCCCGACTTCGTCGAGACCGTGCAGGCGATCCGGCCGATGTACATGCTGCGCATCCTCGGCGGAACGACGTTCCTGGCCGGTGCGCTGATCGGCGGCCTCAACTTCTTCATGACCTGGCGGTCGCGGCCACGGGTTTACGAAGAACCCACCCATTCGGCACCCGCGCTCGCGAAACATGTAGCGATCGTCGACGCCCGGCCGGAAGTGCTGGGAACCGGTATCGTCGCTGCCGCCAGCCGCCTGGCCAACTGGACCACGCTTTGGTGGCACCGAGGCTGGGAGCGACTCCCGCTGAAGTTCACCGTGCTGGTGATTGTCGCGGTGGCGGTCGCATCTCTGTTCGAGATCATTCCGACGTTCCTCGTCCGCTCGAACGTACCCACGATCGCATCGGTCAAGCCTTACACGCCCCTGGAACTGGCCGGCCGGGACATCTATCTCGCCGAAGGCTGCTACAACTGCCACAGCCAGATGATTCGCCCGATGCTGGCCGAGACCAAGCGGTATGGCGAGTACTCCAAGCCCGGCGAGTTCGTGTACGACCACCCGTTCCAGTGGGGCAGCCGGCGCATCGGGCCTGACCTGGCGCGGGAAGGCGGCCGAAAGTCGGACCTTTGGCATTACCAGCACTTCCTTGCTCCGGGCGAAGTGACGCAGGGTTCGATCATGCCGCCGTATGCATGGCTCAGCGATCAGGACACCGATTTCGGGTCGATCGCCCTGCGCGTCCGAGCGATGCAGGCCTTGGGTGTGCCCTATACCGATGCTGATCGGGCAGGGGCGTCGGAATCGGCAAAGGTGCAGGCAGGCCGAATCGCCGCGAACATCGCACAGCAGGGCGGCCCTCCGGGACTTGAGCAGAAGAAGGTCGTCGCGCTGATCGCTTATGTGCAACGGCTGGGCAAGGATCTGTTCGAGCCGCCGCCGCCGGGGCCGGCCGTTCCCCCGCCTCCTCCTGCGGCGAAGGTGCCGCCCGTCGCTGACCCCGCGACAATGCCGGCGACGCAGCCCGCCGCCACACTACCGGCGACCGCGCCGGTCGCTCCACCCACCACGACGGTGACCAGTACAACCAAGCCAGCCAACGCCGAGGGAGGCAACCGATGA
- a CDS encoding alpha/beta hydrolase family protein — MSRITLLIIAALALNPVSGLQGADKPVVESAGIVGPWNLNDLKQPPKMRWLKQGGPVHSLLYAGEKYQGKDTEVFAFYASPATLGVAKAGEKFPGVVLIHGGGGTAFAEWAWLWARRGYAAIAMDLGGCKPIDPVYDANGVPVLNQTAKADTRTRLPNGGPNQGHPEKFDSIGGDISDDWPYHAAASVIRAHSLLRSFPEVIADRTAVTGISWGGYTTCLVASLDDRFKAAVPVYGCGFLHEGESVQKPSIDKLGDRRDQWVREYDPSSLLPRCRVPILFVNGTNDVHYPLDSYQKSFQAVPGPKQMRIEVNMKHGHPPGWAPQEIGLFIDSFCRDGKPLAVPGPLTIDGGKVRLAYTSAVPLKSAVLHYTTGNEIRSKRLWNSIPSDIAPGVVTVAIPPADANTWFIALTDERGAMVTSPVQIVAPLPGKASSLKTGSQPQ; from the coding sequence ATGTCCCGGATCACCTTACTCATCATCGCCGCGCTGGCCCTGAACCCTGTTTCAGGACTGCAGGGTGCCGACAAGCCTGTCGTGGAGTCGGCCGGGATTGTCGGCCCCTGGAATCTCAACGATCTGAAGCAGCCTCCGAAGATGCGTTGGCTCAAGCAGGGTGGCCCCGTGCATTCGCTGCTGTACGCTGGCGAAAAGTACCAGGGCAAGGACACTGAGGTCTTCGCGTTTTATGCCTCACCTGCGACGCTCGGTGTTGCCAAGGCGGGGGAGAAGTTCCCCGGCGTGGTCCTGATCCACGGCGGCGGGGGGACGGCGTTCGCCGAATGGGCCTGGCTCTGGGCCAGACGCGGATATGCGGCGATCGCGATGGACCTCGGCGGCTGCAAGCCGATCGATCCGGTTTACGATGCCAACGGCGTCCCCGTTCTGAACCAGACCGCAAAAGCCGATACCCGAACCCGCCTGCCCAACGGCGGTCCGAATCAGGGGCATCCCGAGAAGTTCGACAGCATCGGCGGCGACATCTCCGACGACTGGCCTTATCACGCCGCCGCCAGTGTCATCCGGGCTCACTCGCTTCTCCGCTCCTTCCCCGAAGTGATCGCCGACCGGACCGCGGTCACCGGCATCAGCTGGGGCGGGTACACCACCTGCCTCGTCGCCTCGCTCGACGACCGATTCAAGGCCGCGGTACCGGTCTACGGGTGCGGCTTTCTCCACGAAGGCGAATCCGTCCAGAAGCCGTCAATCGACAAGCTCGGCGACCGCCGGGACCAATGGGTCAGGGAATATGACCCGTCAAGCCTGTTGCCGCGATGCCGGGTGCCGATCCTGTTCGTCAACGGCACGAACGATGTGCATTACCCCCTCGACAGCTACCAGAAGAGCTTTCAGGCGGTTCCCGGCCCGAAGCAGATGCGCATTGAAGTCAACATGAAGCACGGCCACCCGCCGGGTTGGGCACCGCAGGAAATCGGCCTGTTCATCGATTCGTTCTGCCGCGACGGCAAGCCACTGGCAGTCCCCGGCCCGCTCACGATCGACGGCGGAAAGGTTCGGCTGGCGTACACCAGCGCGGTTCCTCTGAAGTCGGCCGTCCTCCATTACACGACGGGCAATGAGATTCGTTCCAAGCGGCTCTGGAACAGTATTCCGTCGGATATCGCACCCGGCGTGGTGACGGTAGCCATACCACCGGCCGATGCGAACACCTGGTTCATTGCGCTGACCGACGAGCGCGGTGCGATGGTGACGAGCCCCGTGCAGATTGTCGCACCTCTGCCGGGCAAAGCTTCGAGTCTGAAGACGGGGAGCCAGCCGCAGTAG
- a CDS encoding PVC-type heme-binding CxxCH protein, which translates to MPMIKSIVLALLVLATSANAAPLVFEGTEGPGKGKHIVFLAGDHEYRSEESLPAIARLLAKHQGFKCTVLFNIDPATGDIVAGNSNMPGMEALDTADLAVVFLRFQAFPKEQMKHFDDYLNRGGPIIGLRTATHGFKTGKDDPFAKYSYDSKVAGYELGFGHQVLGQTWVGHYGKNHSQSTRITIVEDKKSHPILRGVKDIWVQVGAYVGKPTDGDILTMAQPLNGMTPDSPPDATKPPQPSEWTRTYKSASGKAGRVFTTLYGTSEDITNEGYRRMLVNACFWAIGLEDAIKPDLTIDFVGPFKPNTFNNAANAKGVKPEMYAGFESQIPANNDIKKPEPKPAPAKAAPAKNAPAEKKEPKAQAKKEPKPADAKKPAPASGEVLVAVPADYRDPTPFEFSKGDTVAILGNGLPDRMQHDGWMETVLQAQMPELQVRFRNMSASGDRPDSFPRSKGQASMTEYLQLVKPDVVFAFFGYNESYDGVEKADAYRKKLVDFVQKTRAARPNGKSFPRIVLFSPIAHEDTRNPNLPDGKAHNVQLEAYTKATEAAAKEAGVAYVDLFHPSIGLFKSAAKPLTINGVHLTAEGNRRLAEVIGHTLLAKHVSASESLEPLRQAVLDKDNHWNNRYRARDGNDVWGGRSTLAFVDGQTNAVVLQHELTMLDVMTANRDERIWARAAGKDKTIDDSNVPAPVPVVSNVGGKSKSSNAQKEGVLRYVSGEEGIKQMAVAKGFEVSLFADEARFPQLINPVQLQVDTKGRLWAAVWPTYPKWEPLKAMNDAILILHDDNNDGKADRVTEFAKVHNPLGFEFWNGGVIVTCAPEILFLKDTDGDDVADVREIILQGVDSSDTHHSANNLIYGPDGAIYWQSGVFMQHNHEHPWGPSLNTGASAMYRFDPRRFAISMHAANSPNPHGTSFDYWGYQYATDGTGGRAFQVRTTDKGFKMTELLKKEVRPVTASEVVSSANFPESMQGDFLICNVIGFLGIKHYHLDRNPTTGAVWGEPAGDELTATVINADGSKTEEKSRGLMMSGDKNFRPSDAIFGADGALYIADWHNVIIGHMQHNVRDPNRDHSHGRIYRMTATGRPLQKPVAIDGQPIPALLENLKHPIDGVRHRTRVELSERDTKEVLAAAKEWIKQFDPNKKEDAHHLLEALWLHQQHNVRNPELLATLLKSPEPHARNAAATVQYLWSNVEAGQHGGVIAGAVFEEAKPSGILSDTPELTTIRIATIPEKMLYDVKEVKVKAGKKIKLTFANPDFMPHNILLVNPGKAEDVAFRAMALGAKGFDVHFVPKSPDIIWAGKMIDHGKEEVIEFNAPTKPGVYPFLCTFPGHQNMRGKMIVE; encoded by the coding sequence ATGCCAATGATCAAGTCCATCGTCCTCGCTCTCCTGGTTCTCGCGACCAGCGCGAACGCCGCTCCGCTTGTCTTCGAAGGAACCGAAGGCCCCGGCAAGGGCAAGCACATCGTCTTTCTTGCCGGCGACCATGAGTACCGGTCGGAAGAATCGCTGCCGGCGATCGCCCGCCTGCTCGCCAAGCACCAGGGCTTCAAGTGCACCGTGCTGTTCAACATCGATCCGGCAACGGGCGATATCGTCGCGGGCAACTCGAACATGCCCGGGATGGAAGCCCTCGATACCGCCGACTTGGCTGTTGTGTTCCTGCGCTTCCAGGCCTTCCCCAAAGAGCAGATGAAGCACTTCGACGACTACCTCAACCGGGGTGGTCCAATCATCGGCCTTCGGACGGCGACGCACGGTTTCAAGACCGGCAAGGACGACCCCTTTGCCAAGTATTCGTACGACAGCAAAGTCGCCGGCTACGAGCTGGGTTTTGGCCATCAGGTGCTGGGGCAGACGTGGGTCGGCCACTACGGCAAGAACCACTCACAGAGCACGCGGATCACGATCGTCGAAGACAAGAAATCGCATCCCATTCTTCGTGGCGTGAAGGACATCTGGGTTCAGGTGGGCGCGTATGTGGGCAAGCCGACTGACGGCGATATCCTGACCATGGCGCAGCCGCTGAACGGCATGACACCCGATTCGCCGCCGGATGCCACCAAGCCGCCGCAACCGTCGGAATGGACGCGGACGTACAAGTCGGCATCGGGCAAGGCCGGCCGGGTCTTCACGACGCTTTACGGCACCTCCGAGGACATCACCAATGAAGGCTACCGCCGAATGCTGGTCAACGCCTGCTTCTGGGCGATCGGCCTGGAAGACGCGATCAAGCCCGACCTGACGATCGACTTTGTCGGACCGTTCAAGCCGAACACGTTCAACAACGCCGCCAATGCCAAGGGGGTCAAGCCGGAGATGTACGCGGGCTTTGAAAGCCAGATCCCGGCAAACAATGACATCAAGAAGCCGGAACCCAAGCCCGCGCCGGCCAAAGCCGCCCCGGCGAAGAACGCGCCGGCTGAAAAGAAGGAACCAAAGGCCCAGGCGAAGAAGGAACCGAAACCGGCCGATGCCAAGAAGCCAGCCCCGGCTTCGGGTGAGGTCCTTGTCGCGGTCCCGGCCGACTACCGCGATCCGACTCCCTTCGAGTTCAGCAAGGGCGACACGGTAGCGATTCTCGGTAACGGCCTCCCCGACCGCATGCAGCACGACGGCTGGATGGAAACGGTCCTTCAGGCGCAGATGCCCGAACTGCAGGTCCGCTTTCGCAACATGAGCGCCAGCGGCGACCGGCCGGACTCCTTTCCCCGCAGCAAGGGGCAGGCGTCGATGACCGAGTATCTGCAGCTGGTCAAGCCAGATGTCGTCTTTGCGTTCTTCGGCTACAACGAATCGTACGACGGCGTCGAGAAGGCCGATGCCTACCGCAAGAAACTCGTCGACTTCGTCCAGAAGACACGCGCGGCCAGGCCGAACGGCAAGAGCTTCCCGCGCATCGTCCTGTTCAGCCCGATCGCCCACGAAGACACCCGCAACCCCAATCTGCCCGACGGCAAAGCTCATAACGTACAGCTCGAAGCCTACACCAAGGCGACCGAAGCCGCGGCAAAGGAAGCGGGCGTCGCATACGTTGACCTGTTCCATCCGTCGATCGGATTGTTCAAGTCTGCCGCAAAGCCGTTGACGATCAACGGCGTACACCTGACGGCAGAAGGCAACCGCCGGCTTGCCGAAGTCATCGGTCATACGCTGCTCGCGAAGCATGTCAGCGCGTCGGAGTCGCTCGAGCCATTGCGGCAGGCAGTTCTAGATAAGGACAACCACTGGAACAACCGCTATCGCGCCCGCGACGGAAACGACGTCTGGGGCGGTCGTTCCACGCTTGCGTTTGTCGACGGTCAGACCAACGCCGTCGTTCTTCAGCACGAACTGACGATGCTCGACGTCATGACGGCCAACCGCGACGAGCGCATCTGGGCCCGCGCGGCCGGCAAAGATAAGACGATCGACGACAGCAACGTGCCGGCACCGGTGCCGGTGGTCTCGAACGTCGGCGGCAAGAGCAAGAGCTCCAACGCGCAGAAGGAAGGTGTGCTTCGGTACGTCAGTGGCGAAGAGGGCATCAAGCAGATGGCCGTCGCCAAAGGGTTCGAGGTGAGCCTGTTTGCCGATGAAGCCAGGTTCCCGCAGCTCATCAATCCCGTACAGCTGCAGGTCGACACCAAAGGGCGTCTCTGGGCCGCCGTCTGGCCGACCTATCCCAAGTGGGAACCGCTCAAGGCGATGAACGATGCCATCCTCATCCTTCACGACGATAACAACGACGGCAAGGCTGACCGCGTAACCGAGTTCGCCAAGGTCCACAACCCGCTCGGCTTCGAGTTCTGGAACGGCGGTGTCATCGTCACCTGTGCGCCTGAAATCCTGTTCCTGAAAGACACCGACGGTGACGATGTCGCCGATGTGCGGGAGATCATCCTTCAGGGTGTCGACTCATCGGATACCCACCACAGCGCCAACAACCTGATCTACGGTCCCGACGGCGCCATCTACTGGCAGAGCGGGGTGTTCATGCAGCACAACCACGAGCATCCGTGGGGACCGTCGCTGAACACCGGGGCGTCGGCGATGTACCGGTTCGACCCACGCCGTTTCGCCATCTCGATGCACGCGGCCAACTCGCCCAACCCGCACGGAACTTCGTTCGACTACTGGGGCTACCAGTACGCCACCGACGGCACCGGCGGCAGGGCGTTTCAGGTGCGCACGACCGACAAGGGGTTCAAAATGACCGAACTTCTGAAGAAGGAAGTTCGGCCGGTCACTGCGAGCGAAGTCGTCTCCAGCGCCAACTTCCCCGAATCCATGCAGGGGGACTTCCTGATCTGCAATGTGATCGGTTTCCTGGGCATCAAGCACTACCACCTTGATCGTAACCCCACCACCGGTGCGGTCTGGGGCGAACCGGCCGGCGACGAACTGACTGCCACCGTGATCAATGCCGACGGCAGCAAGACTGAAGAAAAGTCGCGCGGCCTGATGATGAGCGGAGACAAGAACTTCCGTCCGTCCGATGCCATTTTCGGGGCCGACGGCGCGCTGTACATCGCCGACTGGCACAACGTCATCATCGGTCATATGCAGCACAACGTGCGTGACCCCAACCGCGACCACAGCCACGGTCGCATCTATCGCATGACCGCCACCGGCCGGCCGCTTCAGAAGCCGGTCGCGATCGACGGCCAGCCGATCCCCGCGCTGCTCGAAAACCTCAAGCACCCGATCGACGGTGTTCGCCACCGGACCCGGGTCGAACTCAGCGAGCGCGACACCAAGGAAGTCCTCGCTGCAGCGAAGGAATGGATCAAGCAGTTCGATCCCAACAAGAAGGAAGACGCCCATCACCTGCTCGAAGCGCTCTGGCTACACCAGCAGCACAACGTGCGCAACCCCGAACTGCTGGCCACGCTGCTCAAGAGCCCTGAGCCGCACGCCCGCAATGCGGCCGCGACCGTGCAGTACCTCTGGAGCAATGTCGAGGCCGGCCAGCACGGCGGCGTCATCGCCGGTGCGGTTTTCGAAGAGGCCAAGCCCTCGGGTATCCTCTCCGACACGCCCGAACTGACCACCATCCGGATCGCGACCATCCCCGAGAAGATGCTGTACGACGTCAAGGAAGTGAAGGTGAAGGCCGGCAAGAAGATCAAGCTGACCTTCGCCAACCCCGACTTCATGCCGCACAACATTCTACTGGTCAATCCCGGCAAGGCCGAGGATGTTGCCTTCCGCGCGATGGCGTTGGGCGCCAAGGGCTTTGACGTTCATTTCGTCCCCAAGAGCCCTGACATCATCTGGGCCGGCAAGATGATCGATCATGGCAAGGAAGAGGTCATCGAGTTCAACGCGCCGACCAAGCCCGGCGTCTACCCGTTCCTGTGCACCTTCCCCGGGCACCAGAACATGCGTGGGAAGATGATCGTGGAATAG